A stretch of the Vitis riparia cultivar Riparia Gloire de Montpellier isolate 1030 chromosome 13, EGFV_Vit.rip_1.0, whole genome shotgun sequence genome encodes the following:
- the LOC117928227 gene encoding cytosolic sulfotransferase 8-like, translating into MEKTAEISKSKAFGDDEMQGSELKGLIKTLPRKMAWNGFSFYQYQGCWIPSPAVQGIIAFHRNFLAKATDLLLCTLPKSGTTWLKALAFSIVNRDHYAPAQTPLLTSSPHVLVPCCEFDLFENDQNSINLDGLESPRIFATHASYNYDFVVKIEYKRRA; encoded by the coding sequence ATGGAGAAAACAGCTGAAATCTCCAAAAGCAAGGCATTTGGAGACGATGAAATGCAGGGCAGCGAGTTGAAAGGTCTCATCAAGACCCTTCCCAGGAAGATGGCCTGGAATGGGTTTTCGTTCTATCAATACCAAGGCTGTTGGATTCCATCACCAGCCGTTCAAGGTATCATCGCCTTTCATCGAAACTTCCTCGCGAAAGCCACAGATTTGCTACTGTGCACTCTCCCAAAATCAGGCACCACATGGTTGAAGGCCCTCGCTTTCTCCATTGTAAACCGTGATCACTATGCTCCAGCACAGACCCCCCTGCTCACTTCCAGCCCTCATGTGCTTGTGCCTTGCTGTGAGTTTGATCTTTTCGAAAATGACCAGAATTCTATTAATCTTGATGGCCTTGAAAGCCCAAGAATTTTTGCAACCCATGCGTCCtataattatgattttgtaGTTAAGATAGAGTACAAAAGGAGGGCTTAA